A window from Halorubrum sp. BV1 encodes these proteins:
- a CDS encoding iron-sulfur cluster assembly accessory protein, producing MSTETADTDGGGSEPAIEVTPDAASEALSLLEGEGLDTDEAGLRLFVQQGGCAGLSYGMRFDTEPEADDLVVEHHGLRVFVDPASQNYIGGSTLDYEHGLQAAGFEVENPNVVSECGCGESFRT from the coding sequence ATGAGTACCGAGACGGCCGATACAGACGGCGGCGGGAGCGAGCCGGCGATCGAGGTGACCCCCGACGCCGCGTCGGAGGCGCTCTCTCTTCTGGAGGGCGAAGGCCTCGACACCGACGAAGCCGGACTGCGGTTGTTCGTCCAGCAGGGCGGCTGTGCGGGTCTCTCCTACGGGATGCGGTTCGACACGGAACCGGAAGCCGACGATCTCGTCGTCGAACACCACGGGCTCCGCGTGTTCGTCGACCCCGCGAGCCAGAACTACATCGGCGGGAGCACGCTCGATTACGAACACGGTCTCCAGGCCGCCGGCTTCGAGGTCGAGAACCCGAACGTCGTCTCCGAGTGCGGCTGCGGTGAGTCGTTCCGGACGTGA
- a CDS encoding DNA polymerase sliding clamp yields the protein MFKAIVGASTFQDALDSVSVLVDECKIRLNEEELSIRAVDPANVGMVDLTLEAAAFESYEADGGVIGVNLARLEDIAGMANSGDLIHLELDEETRKLHIEIDGLSYTLALIDPDSIRQEPDIPDLDLAAEIVVEGAQIGRGITAADMVSDHIRLRVNEADEAFFIEAEGDTDDVDLELTREDLIALTAGPADSLFSLDYLKDMNKAIPSDAEVTIELGEEFPVKLHYGFAEGLGTVTFMLAPRIQSD from the coding sequence ATGTTCAAGGCCATCGTGGGCGCGTCGACGTTTCAGGACGCGCTCGACTCGGTGAGCGTGTTGGTCGACGAGTGCAAGATCCGCCTGAACGAGGAGGAACTCTCGATCCGGGCGGTCGATCCCGCCAACGTCGGGATGGTCGACCTCACCCTCGAAGCCGCCGCGTTCGAGTCCTACGAAGCCGACGGCGGCGTTATCGGCGTCAACCTCGCCCGGCTCGAAGACATCGCCGGGATGGCCAACTCCGGCGACCTGATCCACCTCGAACTCGACGAGGAGACCCGCAAACTCCACATCGAGATCGACGGACTGAGTTACACCCTCGCGCTCATCGACCCCGACTCGATCCGTCAGGAGCCGGATATCCCCGACCTCGATCTCGCCGCCGAGATCGTCGTCGAGGGCGCACAGATCGGTCGCGGCATCACGGCCGCCGACATGGTCTCCGACCACATCCGACTCCGCGTCAACGAGGCCGACGAGGCCTTCTTCATCGAGGCGGAAGGCGACACCGACGACGTCGACTTGGAACTCACCCGCGAGGACCTCATCGCGCTCACCGCCGGCCCCGCAGACTCGCTTTTCAGCCTGGACTACCTCAAAGACATGAACAAGGCGATCCCCTCCGACGCCGAGGTGACCATCGAACTCGGCGAGGAGTTCCCCGTCAAGCTCCACTACGGCTTCGCCGAGGGACTCGGTACCGTGACGTTCATGCTCGCACCGCGGATCCAGAGCGACTGA
- a CDS encoding phosphoglucomutase — MDQIAFGTDGWRATLDVFTDERVRIVGQAVADHLKAAGHDEPVAVGYDARETSEGFAESLAEVLAGNGFDVLLPERDVPTPVIAHAIVDRGLAGACMVTASHNPPEYNGVKFIPHDGAPALPDVTEDVVDRLAEPELLPAAERGDVSRVDLVTSHAESARSVVGVVAGDGGGVDLSGITVAYDAMHGSGRGVTDALLESAGAEVVRLRCDRDVTFGGDSPEPSAEHLGELADRVTDPESDIDLGVANDGDADRIAVVTPDRGVLDANLFYAACYDRLLETDAGPAVRTVSTTFLVDRIAEAHGEEVYETPVGFKWVAEAMGDHDALFGGEESGGFTLRGHVREKDGVLMALLAASAHAAEPFDDRVDRLLDEHGHIAAGKVSLDCPDDRKEAVLAELEDHIPESVRGSPVAKVVTLDGFKLLLENGSWLLVRPSGTEPKLRVYAEADSDEAVAALLDEGREIVEPLI, encoded by the coding sequence ATGGATCAGATTGCCTTCGGCACGGACGGGTGGCGAGCCACCCTCGACGTCTTCACAGACGAGCGCGTGCGGATCGTCGGACAGGCGGTCGCAGACCACCTGAAAGCGGCGGGCCACGACGAGCCGGTCGCGGTCGGCTACGACGCGCGCGAAACCTCTGAAGGGTTCGCAGAGAGTCTCGCGGAAGTTCTCGCCGGCAACGGCTTCGACGTGCTCCTTCCCGAACGCGACGTCCCCACCCCGGTCATCGCTCACGCCATCGTCGACCGCGGGCTCGCCGGCGCGTGCATGGTCACCGCCTCGCATAACCCGCCCGAGTACAACGGCGTGAAGTTCATCCCACACGACGGCGCGCCCGCGCTCCCCGACGTGACCGAGGACGTGGTCGACCGGCTCGCGGAGCCGGAGCTGCTGCCCGCAGCCGAGCGCGGCGACGTCTCGCGCGTCGACCTCGTGACCAGCCACGCCGAGTCGGCTCGCTCGGTGGTCGGCGTCGTCGCCGGAGATGGTGGCGGAGTCGATCTTTCCGGTATCACGGTCGCGTACGACGCCATGCACGGGAGCGGCCGCGGGGTAACGGACGCGCTCCTCGAATCCGCCGGCGCGGAGGTTGTCCGACTGCGCTGTGACCGCGACGTGACGTTCGGCGGCGACTCCCCCGAGCCCTCCGCGGAACACCTCGGCGAGCTGGCAGACCGCGTCACGGACCCGGAGAGCGACATCGATCTCGGCGTCGCCAACGACGGCGACGCGGACCGTATCGCGGTCGTCACCCCCGACCGCGGCGTGCTCGACGCCAACTTATTTTACGCCGCCTGCTACGACCGGCTGCTCGAAACCGACGCCGGCCCGGCGGTCCGAACCGTCTCGACGACGTTCCTCGTCGACCGGATCGCGGAGGCACACGGCGAGGAGGTGTACGAGACGCCGGTCGGCTTCAAGTGGGTCGCCGAGGCGATGGGCGACCACGACGCGCTATTCGGCGGCGAGGAGTCCGGCGGGTTCACCCTCCGGGGACACGTCCGGGAGAAGGACGGCGTGTTGATGGCGCTTCTCGCCGCGAGCGCACACGCCGCGGAGCCGTTCGACGACCGGGTCGACCGGCTGCTCGACGAACACGGACACATCGCCGCCGGGAAGGTGTCGCTCGATTGTCCCGACGACCGGAAGGAAGCGGTCCTCGCCGAACTCGAAGACCACATCCCCGAGTCGGTGCGCGGCTCCCCGGTCGCGAAGGTCGTCACCCTCGACGGGTTCAAGCTCCTCTTAGAGAACGGGTCGTGGCTGCTCGTCCGCCCCTCGGGAACCGAGCCGAAGCTCCGTGTGTACGCCGAAGCCGACAGCGACGAGGCAGTGGCGGCCCTCCTCGACGAGGGGCGCGAGATCGTTGAGCCGCTGATCTGA
- a CDS encoding GIY-YIG nuclease family protein: MTDHYVYVIECADGTLYTGYTTDVERRVAEHDAGAGAKYTRGRTPVTLRHVESFDSKSAAMSREHAIKSLTRPEKDRLIETESQPDT; this comes from the coding sequence GTGACAGACCACTACGTGTACGTGATCGAGTGTGCCGACGGGACGCTGTACACCGGGTACACCACCGACGTCGAGCGGCGGGTCGCCGAACACGACGCCGGAGCGGGCGCGAAGTACACCCGCGGGCGAACACCCGTGACGCTCCGGCACGTCGAGTCGTTCGACTCGAAGTCGGCGGCGATGTCGAGAGAACACGCGATCAAGTCGCTCACGCGCCCGGAGAAAGACCGACTGATCGAGACGGAATCGCAGCCGGACACCTGA
- a CDS encoding phytoene/squalene synthase family protein: protein MVEKTQVARSKRIQRRTGTTFHVATRVLPKRIRRPTYVLYGFFRIADEIVDAPDTGPPDEQRAELERLRRAALGEEQTDDPVLDAFATVCAERGIDDADVHAFVDAMESDIDTDRYETYEELETYMNGSAAAVGRMMTAIMDLDPETEARALPHATKLGEAFQMTNFIRDVREDVVERDRIYLPLETLEAHGVSERQILELEFDDRVAAAIRSELARTERLYEEGVAGIKYLPEDCQFAVLLASVLYADHHRLIRNLGYDTVSTTPELALSRKLSLLVRTRWKWQWTRDPEAVFYEMCGGFDASRDHREHGPHGPSVAQTD from the coding sequence ATGGTAGAGAAGACACAGGTCGCCCGGAGCAAGCGGATCCAACGCCGCACCGGCACGACCTTCCACGTCGCGACGCGGGTGCTCCCGAAACGGATCCGCCGTCCGACGTACGTGCTGTACGGCTTCTTCCGGATCGCAGACGAGATCGTCGACGCCCCCGACACCGGGCCTCCGGACGAACAGCGCGCGGAACTCGAACGGCTCCGTCGAGCCGCCCTCGGCGAGGAACAGACCGACGACCCGGTGTTGGACGCGTTCGCGACCGTCTGTGCGGAACGCGGCATCGACGACGCCGACGTCCACGCGTTCGTCGACGCGATGGAGAGCGATATCGACACCGACCGATACGAGACCTACGAGGAACTGGAGACGTACATGAACGGGTCGGCGGCGGCGGTCGGTCGGATGATGACGGCGATCATGGACTTGGATCCGGAGACGGAAGCGCGGGCGCTTCCGCACGCGACGAAGCTCGGCGAGGCGTTCCAGATGACGAACTTCATCCGCGACGTCCGCGAGGACGTCGTCGAGCGCGACCGGATCTACCTCCCGCTCGAAACCCTCGAAGCGCACGGCGTGAGCGAACGCCAGATCCTCGAGTTGGAGTTCGACGACCGCGTCGCGGCCGCGATCCGCTCGGAGCTCGCCCGCACCGAGCGGCTCTACGAGGAGGGCGTCGCGGGGATCAAGTACCTCCCCGAGGACTGCCAGTTCGCGGTGCTTCTCGCGTCGGTCCTGTACGCCGACCACCATCGGCTCATCCGGAACCTCGGGTACGACACCGTCTCGACGACGCCGGAACTCGCTTTGTCTCGGAAGCTCTCGCTTCTCGTCCGGACTCGCTGGAAGTGGCAGTGGACGCGCGACCCGGAGGCGGTCTTCTACGAGATGTGTGGCGGCTTCGACGCCTCCCGCGACCACCGCGAGCACGGACCGCACGGCCCGAGCGTCGCCCAGACCGACTGA
- the hisG gene encoding ATP phosphoribosyltransferase codes for MRIAVPNKGRLHDPTLSLLERAGLHVEETADRQLYADTVDPEVTVLYARAADIPEYVRDGAADLGVTGLDQAAESGGVADDRTTAGDDDLVDLLDLGYGSCRLVLAAPEDGDVATVEDLAGATIATEFPTVTREYLDRKGVDADVVTVTGATELTPHVDMADAIVDITSTGTTLQVNRLAVIDEVLASSVRLFARADVADDPKVEQVRTAFESVLAADGRRYLMMNAPKDRLDEVKDVIPGLGGPTVMNVEADENGNGMVAVHAVVEERDVFATISELKDVGASGILVTEIERLVE; via the coding sequence ATGCGCATCGCCGTCCCCAACAAGGGCCGCTTACACGATCCGACGCTCTCGCTTTTAGAACGCGCCGGCCTCCACGTCGAGGAGACCGCGGACCGCCAGCTGTACGCGGACACGGTCGATCCCGAGGTGACGGTGCTTTACGCACGCGCGGCCGACATCCCCGAATACGTCCGCGACGGCGCGGCCGACCTCGGCGTCACCGGCCTCGATCAGGCCGCGGAGTCCGGCGGGGTCGCCGACGACCGCACGACGGCCGGCGACGACGATCTGGTCGACCTCCTCGATCTCGGCTACGGCTCCTGTCGCTTGGTGCTCGCCGCGCCGGAAGACGGCGACGTCGCGACTGTCGAGGATCTGGCGGGCGCGACGATCGCAACCGAGTTTCCGACGGTCACCCGGGAGTACCTCGACCGAAAGGGAGTGGACGCCGACGTGGTCACGGTCACGGGCGCGACCGAACTGACCCCGCACGTCGACATGGCGGACGCCATCGTCGACATCACCTCGACGGGAACGACGCTGCAGGTGAACCGCCTCGCCGTGATCGACGAGGTGCTCGCCTCGTCCGTGCGGCTGTTCGCCCGCGCCGACGTCGCGGACGACCCCAAAGTCGAGCAGGTGCGGACGGCCTTCGAGTCCGTCCTCGCCGCCGACGGGCGCCGTTACCTGATGATGAACGCGCCGAAAGACCGCCTCGACGAGGTGAAAGACGTGATCCCGGGGTTGGGCGGCCCGACCGTGATGAACGTGGAGGCAGACGAGAACGGCAACGGGATGGTCGCGGTCCACGCCGTCGTCGAGGAGCGCGACGTGTTCGCGACTATCTCGGAGCTCAAGGACGTCGGCGCGAGCGGCATCCTCGTCACGGAGATAGAACGCCTGGTGGAGTGA
- a CDS encoding dodecin translates to MVFKKITMIGTSEESFEAAADDAIDRAEDTLENVYWAEVQEFGVELRDAADREYQAEVEIAFELAD, encoded by the coding sequence ATGGTATTTAAGAAGATCACGATGATCGGCACGAGCGAGGAGAGCTTCGAGGCCGCGGCCGACGACGCGATAGACCGCGCCGAGGATACGCTCGAAAACGTCTATTGGGCGGAGGTACAGGAGTTCGGCGTCGAGCTCCGGGACGCGGCCGACAGGGAGTATCAGGCCGAAGTCGAGATCGCCTTCGAACTGGCCGACTGA
- a CDS encoding DUF5816 domain-containing protein, with amino-acid sequence MSLDASTTTDGERVYTDRTLAERGADGPFYVVFEDADGSSRWGFRCGNCDSFGTAMDTMGRIQCTDCGNIKKPDEWDAAHE; translated from the coding sequence ATGAGTCTCGACGCCTCGACGACCACCGACGGTGAGCGAGTGTACACAGACCGGACGCTGGCCGAACGCGGCGCGGACGGCCCTTTCTACGTCGTGTTCGAAGACGCCGACGGATCGTCGCGCTGGGGGTTCCGGTGTGGCAACTGCGACTCCTTCGGCACCGCGATGGACACGATGGGCCGGATCCAGTGTACCGACTGCGGGAACATCAAAAAGCCCGACGAGTGGGACGCGGCCCACGAGTGA
- the hisD gene encoding histidinol dehydrogenase has translation MNVRTVADLSPAERRAFFERDAGVEAVRDDVSDIVGRVREEGDAALREFSEEFDGVAVGNIDVTDDAERAHTELDDATDPVLDAVRDAAANIREFHERQRPEDWREEFGDRELGRRFRPIDRAGVYVPGGAAAYPSSALMGVIPATVAGVDHVAVATPPADDLNPVTLAAIHEAGADAVYQVGGAQAIAALAYGTETVTNTQKIVGPGNKWVTAAKSVVQGDVEIDFLAGPSEVLVLADGTADPDLVAADLVAQAEHDPNASVVAVTDDAAVADAVADAVEEQVAGREREETIRAALDNEASGVLHARSMPEAVLFAEEYAAEHLSIVADDDEALLARISNAGSVFLGPYSPVAAGDYATGTNHVLPTNGGAKRYGGLSVDTFLRSSTVQRLDRDALSGLSETITTLADAEGLEAHAESVRKRFE, from the coding sequence ATGAACGTACGAACCGTCGCCGACCTCTCGCCGGCCGAGCGCCGCGCCTTCTTCGAGCGCGACGCCGGCGTCGAGGCGGTGCGCGACGACGTGAGCGACATCGTCGGCCGGGTGCGCGAGGAGGGCGACGCCGCGCTGCGCGAGTTCTCGGAGGAGTTCGACGGCGTGGCCGTCGGCAACATCGATGTCACCGACGACGCGGAGCGCGCGCACACGGAACTCGACGACGCGACCGACCCCGTCTTGGATGCGGTCCGCGACGCCGCCGCAAACATCCGCGAGTTCCACGAGCGACAGCGGCCCGAAGACTGGCGCGAGGAGTTCGGCGACCGCGAACTCGGCCGTCGGTTCCGCCCGATCGACCGCGCCGGCGTGTACGTCCCCGGCGGCGCGGCGGCGTACCCCTCCAGCGCGCTGATGGGCGTGATCCCCGCGACCGTGGCCGGCGTCGACCACGTCGCGGTCGCCACCCCGCCCGCCGACGACCTCAACCCCGTCACGCTCGCGGCGATACACGAGGCCGGCGCGGACGCGGTGTATCAGGTCGGCGGCGCACAGGCGATCGCCGCGCTCGCGTACGGGACGGAGACGGTGACGAACACGCAGAAGATCGTGGGGCCCGGTAACAAGTGGGTCACCGCCGCGAAGTCGGTCGTGCAGGGCGACGTCGAGATCGACTTCCTCGCCGGCCCGAGCGAGGTGCTCGTGCTCGCCGACGGCACCGCGGATCCCGACCTCGTGGCGGCAGACCTCGTGGCGCAGGCCGAACACGACCCGAACGCCTCCGTCGTGGCCGTCACCGACGACGCCGCCGTCGCCGACGCGGTCGCGGACGCGGTCGAAGAGCAGGTAGCGGGCCGCGAGCGCGAAGAGACGATCCGAGCCGCCCTCGACAACGAGGCTTCCGGCGTCCTCCACGCGCGCTCGATGCCCGAAGCCGTGCTGTTCGCCGAGGAGTACGCCGCCGAGCACCTCTCGATCGTGGCCGACGACGACGAGGCGCTGCTCGCCCGGATCTCGAACGCCGGCTCCGTCTTCCTCGGTCCGTACTCGCCCGTCGCCGCCGGCGACTACGCGACCGGGACGAACCACGTGCTCCCGACGAACGGGGGTGCGAAGCGCTACGGCGGCCTCTCCGTCGACACGTTCCTCCGGTCGTCGACGGTCCAGCGGCTCGACCGCGACGCGCTCTCGGGCCTCTCCGAGACGATCACGACGCTCGCGGACGCGGAGGGGTTGGAGGCGCACGCCGAGAGCGTCCGCAAGCGGTTCGAGTAG